The Marivivens sp. LCG002 genome contains a region encoding:
- the cysN gene encoding sulfate adenylyltransferase subunit CysN — protein MTNDPIYKTDALIAENIDAYLEAHQHKTMLRFITCGSVDDGKSTLIGRLLYDSKMIFEDQLATLEADSKRVGTQGGEIDFALLVDGLAAEREQGITIDVAYRFFATEKRKFIVADTPGHEQYTRNMVTGASTADLAVILIDARKGVLTQTRRHSYLVNLIGIRHVVLAVNKMDLIGYDKATFDQIVEEYGAFARSIGIEEFTAIPISGFKGDNITGPSAHTPWYQGPALLPHLESVEVDVTTDQDLPFRLPVQWVNRPNLDFRGFAGLIASGSVRPGDAVRVLPSGKTSTVSRIVSLEGDRDIAVAGESVTITLADEIDCSRGQVIVAAQAPLEVADQFEATVVWMDEAPLVPGRAYWLKIGTQTVSATIQHPKYEINVNTQEHLATKTLDLNAIGVANITTDREIPFAAYPESRDLGGFILIDKITNHTVAAGMIHFALRRAQNIHWQATDIGREHHASMKHQKPAVLWLTGLSGSGKSTIANIIEKKLARMNRHTFLLDGDNVRHGLNKDLGFTEADRIENIRRVGEVAKLMTDAGLIVITAFISPFRSERDMVRSMMQPGEFVEVFVDTPLEVAEARDVKGLYAKARSGQLKNFTGIDSPYEAPDNAEIRIDTTHVTPEEAADLIIARLIP, from the coding sequence ATGACGAACGACCCGATTTACAAGACCGACGCCCTTATTGCCGAAAACATCGACGCCTATCTCGAAGCGCACCAGCACAAGACAATGCTGCGCTTCATCACTTGTGGCTCTGTTGACGATGGCAAATCCACCCTGATCGGCCGTCTCCTCTATGACAGCAAGATGATCTTTGAAGACCAGCTTGCCACGCTCGAAGCAGACAGCAAACGCGTCGGCACCCAAGGCGGCGAGATCGACTTTGCCCTTCTCGTCGACGGACTTGCCGCCGAGCGCGAACAGGGCATCACCATCGACGTCGCCTATCGCTTCTTCGCCACCGAAAAGCGCAAGTTCATTGTGGCCGACACCCCCGGTCACGAGCAATACACCCGCAATATGGTCACGGGCGCCTCGACCGCCGATCTCGCCGTCATTCTGATTGATGCGCGCAAAGGTGTTCTGACCCAGACCCGCCGTCACAGCTATCTTGTGAACCTGATCGGCATTCGCCACGTGGTCCTTGCCGTCAACAAGATGGACCTCATCGGCTATGACAAGGCGACCTTTGACCAAATCGTCGAGGAATACGGCGCCTTTGCCCGCTCCATCGGCATCGAAGAGTTCACCGCGATCCCGATCTCAGGGTTCAAGGGCGACAACATCACCGGCCCGAGCGCCCACACGCCGTGGTATCAAGGCCCTGCGCTGCTGCCGCATCTGGAAAGCGTCGAGGTCGATGTCACCACGGATCAGGACCTCCCCTTCCGTCTCCCCGTGCAATGGGTCAACCGCCCGAACCTTGATTTCCGCGGCTTCGCAGGCCTTATCGCAAGCGGCTCGGTGCGCCCCGGTGATGCGGTGCGCGTCCTGCCCTCGGGCAAAACTTCGACCGTTTCGCGTATCGTGAGCCTTGAAGGCGACCGCGACATCGCTGTTGCAGGCGAGTCCGTCACGATCACGCTCGCCGACGAAATCGACTGCTCGCGCGGTCAGGTCATCGTCGCGGCCCAAGCCCCGCTCGAAGTCGCAGACCAGTTCGAAGCCACGGTCGTCTGGATGGATGAAGCGCCCCTCGTTCCGGGCCGCGCCTATTGGCTCAAGATCGGAACCCAGACCGTTTCGGCCACGATCCAGCACCCCAAATACGAGATCAACGTCAACACCCAAGAGCATCTTGCCACCAAGACGCTCGATCTGAACGCCATCGGTGTCGCCAATATCACCACCGACCGCGAAATCCCCTTTGCCGCCTATCCCGAGAGCCGCGATCTCGGTGGCTTCATCCTGATCGACAAGATCACCAACCACACGGTTGCCGCAGGGATGATCCACTTCGCGCTCCGCCGCGCCCAGAACATCCACTGGCAGGCCACGGATATCGGCCGCGAGCATCACGCCTCGATGAAACACCAGAAGCCTGCCGTGCTCTGGCTCACGGGTCTATCGGGCTCGGGCAAATCGACGATCGCCAATATCATCGAGAAGAAGCTGGCACGTATGAACCGCCACACCTTCCTTCTTGATGGCGACAACGTGCGCCACGGCCTCAACAAAGACCTCGGCTTTACCGAAGCCGACCGCATCGAGAACATCCGGCGTGTGGGCGAGGTTGCCAAGCTGATGACCGACGCGGGCCTCATTGTGATTACCGCCTTCATCTCACCCTTCCGCTCGGAACGCGACATGGTACGCAGCATGATGCAGCCCGGTGAATTCGTCGAAGTCTTTGTGGACACCCCCCTCGAAGTCGCCGAAGCCCGCGACGTCAAAGGCCTCTACGCCAAGGCCCGCTCGGGCCAACTCAAGAACTTCACAGGCATCGACAGCCCCTACGAGGCCCCCGACAACGCCGAAATCCGCATCGACACAACACACGTGACGCCGGAAGAGGCGGCGGACCTGATTATCGCGAGGCTGATACCGTAA
- the cysD gene encoding sulfate adenylyltransferase subunit CysD: MTQKTLTHLQRLEAESIHILREVVAEAENPVMLYSVGKDSAVMLHLAKKAFYPAPPPFPLLHVDTTWKFRDMYALRDKAAKDAGMELHVYQNPEAKERGINPFDHGGLHTDMWKTEGLKQALDKYGFDVAFGGARRDEEKSRAKERVFSFRSANHRWDPKNQRPELWRLYNARKAKGESVRVFPISNWTELDIWQYIHLEGIEIVPLYFSAPRPTVERDGLTIMVDDDRFPLREGETPVMKSVRFRTLGCYPLTGAVESTATTLPEVIQEMLLTTTSERQGRAIDHDQAASMEKKKQEGYF, encoded by the coding sequence ATGACCCAGAAAACCCTGACCCACCTGCAACGCCTTGAGGCGGAGAGCATCCATATCCTGCGTGAAGTCGTCGCCGAGGCCGAAAACCCCGTGATGCTCTATTCGGTCGGCAAGGACTCGGCCGTTATGCTGCATCTGGCGAAAAAGGCGTTCTACCCCGCGCCGCCGCCCTTCCCGCTTCTTCACGTCGACACCACGTGGAAGTTCCGCGACATGTATGCGCTGCGCGACAAGGCCGCCAAGGACGCAGGGATGGAGCTTCACGTCTATCAGAACCCAGAAGCGAAAGAGCGCGGCATCAACCCGTTCGATCACGGCGGGCTTCATACCGACATGTGGAAAACCGAAGGGCTCAAGCAGGCGCTCGACAAATACGGGTTCGACGTAGCCTTTGGTGGCGCACGCCGCGACGAGGAAAAGTCCCGCGCCAAGGAACGCGTGTTCTCTTTCCGCTCGGCCAACCACCGCTGGGACCCCAAGAACCAGCGCCCCGAGCTGTGGCGGCTCTATAACGCCCGCAAAGCCAAGGGCGAGAGCGTGCGCGTGTTCCCGATCTCGAACTGGACCGAGCTTGATATCTGGCAATACATCCACCTCGAAGGCATCGAGATCGTACCGCTCTATTTCTCGGCCCCGCGTCCGACGGTCGAGCGTGATGGCCTGACCATCATGGTGGACGACGACCGCTTCCCGCTGCGCGAGGGCGAGACGCCCGTCATGAAATCGGTGCGCTTCCGCACGCTTGGCTGTTACCCGCTTACGGGTGCGGTCGAGAGCACGGCGACCACGCTCCCCGAAGTCATTCAGGAAATGCTGCTGACCACCACCTCCGAGCGCCAAGGCCGCGCGATCGACCACGATCAGGCCGCCTCGATGGAGAAGAAAAAGCAGGAAGGCTATTTCTAA
- the ahcY gene encoding adenosylhomocysteinase: protein MPKDYIVKDITLAGFGRKELDIAETEMPGLMACRAEFGESKPLKGARIVGSLHMTIQTAVLIETLVALGADVRWASCNIFSTQDHAAAAIAEAGIPVFAVKGQTLTEHWDYLDKSFMFPEGANMILDDGGDATLYVLLGARAEAGEDIIPVPQSEEEEVIKAQIYKRMKASPGWFTKTKEAIKGVSEETTTGVHRLYDLHKKGQLPFPAINVNDSVTKSKFDNKYGCKESLVDGIRRATDTMMAGKVAVVCGYGDVGKGSAASLRGAGARVKVTEVDPICALQAAMDGFEVVVLEDVVASADIFITTTGNRDVIRIEHMREMKDMAIVGNIGHFDNEIQVAALRNHKWTNIKDQVDMIEMPSGSRIILLSEGRLLNLGNATGHPSFVMSASFTNQVLAQIELWTKGEDYAPGVYILPKHLDEKVARLHLDRIGVKLTQLRKEQADYIGVTIEGPFKPEHYRY from the coding sequence ATGCCGAAGGACTACATCGTCAAAGACATCACGCTTGCGGGTTTTGGTCGCAAGGAATTGGACATTGCAGAAACGGAAATGCCCGGGCTTATGGCGTGCCGTGCCGAGTTCGGGGAGAGCAAGCCTCTGAAGGGTGCGCGCATTGTGGGCTCGCTCCACATGACGATCCAGACGGCCGTTCTGATCGAGACGCTGGTGGCTTTGGGTGCGGATGTGCGCTGGGCTTCGTGCAACATCTTCTCGACCCAGGATCATGCCGCCGCCGCGATTGCCGAAGCCGGTATTCCCGTCTTTGCGGTCAAGGGCCAGACGCTGACCGAGCATTGGGATTATCTCGACAAATCCTTCATGTTCCCCGAAGGCGCGAATATGATCCTCGACGATGGCGGTGATGCGACGCTCTATGTTCTGCTGGGCGCCCGCGCCGAGGCAGGCGAGGACATCATTCCCGTGCCCCAGTCCGAAGAAGAAGAAGTCATCAAGGCGCAGATCTACAAGCGCATGAAAGCCAGCCCCGGCTGGTTCACCAAGACCAAAGAGGCCATCAAGGGCGTCTCGGAGGAAACCACCACTGGCGTGCATCGCCTCTATGATCTGCACAAGAAGGGCCAGCTCCCTTTCCCTGCGATCAACGTCAACGACTCGGTCACCAAGTCCAAGTTCGATAACAAATACGGCTGTAAAGAATCGCTCGTCGACGGCATCCGCCGCGCCACCGACACGATGATGGCGGGCAAGGTTGCCGTCGTTTGCGGTTACGGCGACGTGGGCAAAGGCTCTGCCGCTTCGCTACGCGGCGCAGGCGCACGCGTCAAGGTAACCGAAGTCGATCCGATCTGCGCGCTTCAGGCGGCGATGGACGGTTTCGAGGTTGTCGTTCTCGAAGACGTGGTCGCGAGCGCGGACATCTTCATCACCACCACGGGCAACCGTGACGTCATCCGCATCGAGCACATGCGCGAGATGAAGGATATGGCGATCGTCGGCAACATCGGCCACTTCGACAACGAGATCCAGGTCGCGGCTCTTCGGAACCACAAGTGGACCAACATCAAGGATCAGGTGGATATGATCGAAATGCCCTCGGGCAGCCGTATCATCCTTCTGTCCGAGGGTCGTCTGCTGAACCTCGGCAACGCCACGGGCCACCCCTCGTTTGTGATGTCGGCCTCTTTCACCAACCAGGTGCTCGCACAGATTGAGCTTTGGACCAAAGGCGAGGACTACGCCCCCGGCGTCTATATCCTGCCCAAGCACCTCGACGAAAAGGTCGCGCGTCTCCACCTCGACCGCATCGGCGTGAAGCTCACCCAGCTGCGCAAAGAGCAGGCCGACTACATCGGTGTCACCATCGAAGGTCCCTTCAAGCCCGAACACTATCGTTACTAA